The following coding sequences are from one Leptospira mayottensis 200901116 window:
- a CDS encoding peptidoglycan recognition protein family protein — protein MKISAFTTFLFLVFILSCFSQTKESSAFSQEQDRIFPFLTLGIGKKSLDTIGKRRGAFQVKSILLHSTSGLKAEDYLDRSKSSGWMVHFIVLENGSVYGVEEPSKIIYRASPGMDKTTIHVSWEGINDSILKNEIQLKALADLIQKLSKEHSISLNNYDITAGNGVFTHTQSKKKFGHFLDTGECGSEKVLSAVFSKLQGKFFPETEWKDRFASDWVIRKEKFVDSSGKKIVPTYNRGRGITPASIVELNSIEKTSDGRAPEERRLRYNYRGSIRPDCVVLHYTAIPDYQKTLEILEKRNLSATFLADKDGKVYQLLDSILDVAAAAAGTNSNCFQVEIVGKDTETLLANREQTKAVARLVKELSEKYRIPLTNERVESLRGIYSHTQAKKKWGGSVYLDGKDFDPGEPYMKEILDQVGGTFYPEENWFERQSDDWILLFTYFQP, from the coding sequence ATGAAAATTTCCGCATTTACCACATTTCTCTTTCTCGTTTTTATCTTAAGTTGTTTTTCTCAAACAAAAGAATCCTCCGCTTTTTCTCAAGAGCAGGATCGTATCTTTCCTTTTTTGACTCTAGGAATTGGTAAAAAATCCCTCGATACAATCGGTAAAAGGCGTGGGGCCTTTCAAGTAAAATCGATTCTTTTACATTCCACTTCTGGTTTAAAAGCGGAAGATTACTTGGACAGAAGCAAATCCTCCGGATGGATGGTTCATTTTATCGTTCTCGAAAACGGAAGCGTATATGGCGTGGAAGAGCCTTCTAAAATCATTTATAGAGCCTCACCCGGAATGGACAAAACTACGATTCACGTTTCCTGGGAAGGAATAAACGATTCCATTCTAAAAAACGAGATCCAATTGAAAGCTCTCGCCGATTTGATTCAAAAACTCTCCAAAGAACATTCAATTTCTCTTAATAACTATGATATAACCGCCGGAAATGGAGTTTTTACCCATACTCAGAGTAAGAAAAAATTCGGTCATTTTTTGGATACGGGAGAATGTGGAAGCGAAAAAGTTCTTTCCGCCGTTTTTTCCAAACTCCAGGGCAAATTTTTTCCCGAAACGGAATGGAAAGATCGATTCGCTTCCGATTGGGTGATTCGTAAGGAAAAATTCGTGGACTCATCCGGTAAAAAAATTGTCCCGACATACAATCGAGGCCGCGGTATAACCCCCGCTTCGATCGTCGAATTAAACTCGATCGAAAAAACTTCCGACGGAAGGGCCCCTGAAGAAAGAAGACTTCGCTACAATTATCGGGGATCAATTCGTCCCGATTGTGTTGTGTTACATTACACCGCGATTCCAGATTACCAAAAAACTTTAGAAATATTAGAAAAACGGAATTTGTCAGCAACGTTCCTTGCGGATAAAGACGGAAAAGTTTATCAACTTCTTGATTCCATCTTGGATGTTGCCGCTGCAGCCGCAGGAACAAATTCGAACTGTTTTCAAGTGGAAATCGTCGGGAAAGATACGGAAACGCTTTTAGCAAACCGAGAACAGACCAAAGCGGTCGCTCGTCTTGTTAAAGAACTCTCCGAAAAGTATAGGATTCCTCTCACCAACGAACGTGTGGAATCCTTACGGGGAATTTATTCTCATACCCAGGCTAAGAAAAAATGGGGAGGTTCGGTTTATCTGGACGGTAAGGATTTCGATCCGGGCGAGCCTTATATGAAAGAAATTCTGGATCAGGTCGGCGGAACTTTTTATCCGGAGGAAAACTGGTTCGAAAGACAGAGTGATGATTGGATTCTTCTGTTCACTTATTTTCAGCCATAA
- a CDS encoding SufE family protein, whose product MSSIAGVQKEIVSEFSECTDWQERYQLLIEMGDELGSLPDSVKTPERLVPGCQSRVWIVAEEKDGKVEFQADSDSAITRGMIALLIRVFSGRTREEIKNTSLEFLKEIGLDKHLSMSRRNGLYSMVNILRNS is encoded by the coding sequence ATGAGTAGTATTGCGGGAGTTCAGAAGGAAATCGTGTCCGAATTTTCGGAATGTACGGATTGGCAGGAACGCTATCAACTTCTAATAGAAATGGGAGACGAGCTCGGATCGCTTCCTGATTCCGTAAAAACTCCCGAACGTTTGGTTCCCGGATGTCAATCTAGAGTTTGGATTGTTGCCGAGGAAAAAGACGGTAAGGTAGAATTTCAAGCGGATAGCGATTCGGCGATTACCCGTGGGATGATTGCTCTTCTTATTCGTGTTTTTTCTGGACGTACCCGAGAAGAGATCAAAAATACTTCTCTCGAATTTTTAAAAGAGATCGGTCTTGACAAACATCTTTCGATGTCTAGACGAAACGGTCTTTATTCCATGGTTAATATTCTCCGAAATAGCTGA
- a CDS encoding tetratricopeptide repeat protein — MANQKVFSRAFFSFSNRFILCVLLFLSGCSIYRRIFPKENVFLKSLNLPEWVLESNIKLRVLSGLQDLPNPEDSLPEDEIASFENKARRILATSPQAMKDLFEATGCIDGSRLAGIRANRITEREEDVWYGICQNGKEDAIIFRLFQMGNTDLYRKYEKETVPAWEEARKLATNNPDKAVRLANQVIEMEPAHPAARKLLGQLYLKGGYCKGSIRNYRIYLRVMPLAGDKWKIHEQLSQKCGEFLKPEPKREEVELPDADLDSL, encoded by the coding sequence GTGGCAAATCAAAAAGTCTTCTCAAGGGCGTTTTTCTCCTTTTCCAATCGTTTCATTCTCTGTGTCCTTCTTTTCCTTTCAGGATGTTCTATTTATCGAAGAATTTTTCCGAAAGAAAACGTATTCTTAAAATCACTCAATCTACCTGAGTGGGTATTAGAATCCAACATCAAGTTGAGAGTTTTATCCGGTTTACAAGACCTTCCGAACCCGGAAGATTCTCTCCCCGAAGACGAGATCGCAAGTTTCGAAAACAAAGCCAGAAGAATTCTAGCAACTTCCCCGCAAGCGATGAAGGATCTTTTCGAAGCCACGGGCTGTATAGACGGTTCCAGATTGGCCGGAATCAGGGCCAATCGAATTACCGAAAGAGAAGAGGACGTTTGGTACGGAATCTGCCAGAACGGAAAAGAAGACGCGATCATCTTCCGTTTGTTTCAGATGGGAAACACCGATCTTTATAGAAAATATGAAAAAGAAACCGTTCCAGCTTGGGAAGAAGCGAGAAAACTCGCGACAAATAATCCAGACAAAGCCGTTCGTTTAGCCAATCAGGTCATCGAAATGGAGCCGGCTCATCCTGCGGCAAGAAAGCTTCTCGGTCAATTGTATTTGAAAGGCGGTTATTGCAAAGGTTCTATCCGCAATTACAGGATTTATCTGAGAGTGATGCCGCTCGCCGGAGACAAATGGAAAATCCACGAACAACTTTCTCAGAAATGCGGAGAATTCCTAAAACCGGAACCCAAACGGGAAGAAGTGGAACTTCCTGACGCCGATCTGGACTCCCTTTAA
- a CDS encoding zinc-dependent alcohol dehydrogenase family protein, giving the protein MKVYEIQNQFGLENLKISERPDPIPGQGEVLVRFRSVSLNYRDYLMAIGKYNPKQKLPLIPLSDGAGEIAQIGPGVTKWKVGDKVCANFAQSWFDGAPEKDMLKNTLGGPLDGTLCEYRVFGEQGLVSIPEHLSFTEASTLPCAALTAYTAIVTHGNIQPGATVVVQGTGGVSIFALQFAKMMGCKVIATSSSKDKLDKVKALGADEVINYNEKTNWDREVRKITNMKGADLIIEVGGAGTLQKSISSTKPWGTIALIGVLAGGESNNLSLFPILMQGIRIQGIIVGSKRNFEDMNQAIDANKIKPVVDQVYSFEEAYKAFDTLKAGKHFGKVCIEI; this is encoded by the coding sequence ATGAAGGTTTATGAAATTCAAAATCAGTTCGGTCTAGAGAATTTAAAAATCTCCGAACGTCCCGATCCAATTCCAGGACAAGGAGAAGTACTCGTTCGTTTTAGATCGGTTTCTTTAAATTACAGAGATTATCTGATGGCAATCGGTAAATACAATCCGAAACAAAAACTCCCCTTGATTCCTCTTTCCGATGGTGCGGGAGAAATTGCCCAAATCGGTCCCGGCGTCACAAAATGGAAAGTAGGTGATAAGGTTTGTGCAAACTTTGCCCAAAGTTGGTTCGACGGAGCTCCGGAAAAAGATATGTTGAAAAATACCCTCGGCGGCCCGTTAGACGGAACCCTTTGCGAATATAGAGTTTTCGGCGAACAAGGATTGGTTTCTATACCGGAACACCTTTCCTTTACGGAAGCTTCTACTCTTCCTTGCGCCGCACTGACCGCATACACGGCGATCGTCACCCACGGAAACATTCAACCCGGAGCCACAGTAGTCGTTCAAGGGACGGGAGGAGTTTCCATATTTGCATTACAATTTGCTAAAATGATGGGATGCAAGGTAATTGCCACTTCTTCCAGCAAAGATAAACTCGACAAAGTAAAAGCTTTAGGAGCGGACGAAGTCATCAACTACAACGAAAAAACGAATTGGGATAGAGAGGTTCGTAAAATCACGAACATGAAAGGCGCCGATCTTATCATCGAAGTAGGCGGCGCCGGTACCTTACAAAAATCCATTTCCAGTACAAAACCTTGGGGAACAATCGCTTTAATCGGAGTACTAGCGGGAGGAGAAAGCAATAATTTATCTCTATTCCCGATACTCATGCAAGGAATCAGAATTCAAGGAATTATAGTGGGAAGTAAAAGAAACTTTGAAGATATGAATCAGGCGATTGATGCAAATAAAATCAAACCGGTTGTGGATCAAGTTTATTCTTTCGAAGAAGCTTATAAAGCCTTCGACACACTAAAAGCGGGAAAACATTTCGGCAAAGTTTGTATTGAAATTTAA
- the nusB gene encoding transcription antitermination factor NusB — protein MSARRTSREIAVMALYQLELTGPPLKEVLKFKWYDKKTEPEERDFAVSIVNGVVKNQGQIDTLIKKYSKNWDFSRISVVNKAILRLSVYALLYTWEVPKNVTIDEAVELTKEFESEESARFVNGILDAILKNETKSDSDG, from the coding sequence ATGTCGGCCAGACGTACTTCCAGAGAAATCGCCGTAATGGCTCTTTACCAATTGGAACTAACGGGACCTCCGCTCAAAGAGGTTCTCAAGTTCAAATGGTACGATAAAAAAACCGAACCAGAGGAAAGAGATTTTGCCGTTTCCATCGTAAATGGTGTTGTGAAAAATCAGGGACAAATCGATACTCTAATCAAGAAGTATTCCAAAAACTGGGACTTTTCAAGAATCAGCGTCGTAAACAAAGCGATTCTTCGTTTATCCGTATATGCTTTGTTGTATACCTGGGAAGTTCCAAAGAACGTTACGATCGACGAAGCGGTGGAACTTACAAAAGAATTTGAAAGCGAAGAATCCGCCCGGTTCGTGAACGGAATCCTGGACGCAATTCTCAAAAACGAAACCAAATCCGATAGCGATGGATAA
- a CDS encoding DUF736 family protein — protein sequence MAEYTLKEKKGCLFNNATKEKETQPDYTGKVFLEGKTYRLAGWIRKSATGKNYLSLSLSEPNLEKRSEKNSTVLETDGNDFTDIEENFPF from the coding sequence ATGGCCGAATACACACTCAAAGAAAAGAAAGGATGTCTTTTCAACAACGCAACCAAGGAAAAGGAAACTCAACCGGATTATACGGGTAAGGTGTTCTTAGAAGGAAAAACGTATCGACTTGCGGGATGGATTCGCAAATCCGCAACCGGAAAGAATTATCTTTCTCTAAGTCTTTCAGAACCGAATCTCGAAAAAAGATCCGAAAAAAATTCCACAGTCCTCGAAACGGATGGAAACGATTTTACGGATATAGAAGAAAACTTTCCATTTTGA
- a CDS encoding three-Cys-motif partner protein TcmP, translating to MSDDFDLYDRVGEWTELKLEIVKKYAESFQGALKNSNFKTIYIDGFCNSGEAISKKTSEKIDGSALRALKVTPPFHEYHFVDLEEKRVHHLQSLVSSEVNAHFHIGNSNEVLPLKVFPKFHYDRYERIFCLLDPYKLTLDWDVVRAAGKSKITDVLINFPVLDMNRNVLWSNSEGISGNNREKMNRFWGNDSWKEVVYSEEQDLFASRTVKNDKSVQKILEAYSNRLQTVAGFAEVAKPLPMRNSVNAIVYYLIFATQKSLAIKIINSIMKRYRS from the coding sequence ATGAGTGATGATTTTGATTTGTATGATCGGGTTGGTGAATGGACTGAGCTAAAATTAGAAATAGTCAAAAAATACGCGGAAAGCTTTCAAGGTGCTTTGAAAAATTCAAATTTTAAAACCATTTATATTGATGGATTTTGTAATTCCGGGGAGGCAATTTCGAAGAAAACTTCAGAGAAAATCGATGGTAGTGCTTTGAGAGCTCTAAAAGTTACACCGCCGTTTCATGAATATCATTTTGTGGACCTTGAGGAAAAACGAGTTCATCATTTACAGAGCCTTGTGAGTTCTGAAGTTAATGCACATTTTCATATTGGAAACTCTAATGAAGTTCTTCCGTTAAAAGTATTTCCAAAATTTCATTATGATAGGTATGAAAGAATATTTTGTCTTTTGGATCCTTATAAACTAACTTTGGATTGGGATGTCGTGAGAGCCGCCGGAAAAAGCAAAATAACAGATGTATTGATTAATTTTCCCGTACTTGATATGAATCGAAACGTTTTATGGAGCAATAGTGAGGGTATATCCGGTAACAATCGAGAAAAGATGAATCGATTTTGGGGAAATGATTCTTGGAAAGAGGTCGTCTATTCGGAAGAGCAAGATTTATTCGCATCGAGAACTGTAAAAAATGACAAATCAGTACAAAAGATATTGGAAGCCTATTCGAACCGATTACAAACCGTCGCCGGTTTTGCAGAAGTGGCTAAGCCTTTGCCAATGAGAAATAGTGTAAACGCTATTGTCTATTATTTGATATTTGCCACGCAGAAGTCGCTTGCAATCAAAATTATTAACTCTATTATGAAAAGATACCGAAGTTGA
- a CDS encoding DUF5131 family protein, with product MASKSNIEWTEATWNPVTGCTKVSAGCANCYAEALTKRFEKDWGKFSEIKIHPYRLSIPKKKKNPTVYFVNSMSDLFHKDVSKDFILEIFKVMRETPHHTFQILTKRPERLYAMNKELIWAPNIWMGVSVENRKVYPRIDFLRKTNAMIKFLSVEPLLESVADINVTGLNWVIVGGESGLKARPLQKKWVVEVLRACRKEKVAFFFKQWGGRNKKLTGRILNGREYNEMPISPKIKKVI from the coding sequence ATGGCCTCTAAATCGAATATTGAATGGACTGAAGCTACCTGGAATCCAGTGACGGGTTGTACAAAAGTAAGTGCAGGTTGCGCAAATTGTTATGCAGAAGCGTTAACGAAGCGATTTGAGAAAGACTGGGGAAAATTTTCTGAGATAAAAATTCATCCATACCGCTTGTCAATTCCCAAAAAAAAGAAAAATCCGACCGTCTATTTTGTAAACTCAATGAGCGATTTATTTCATAAGGATGTCTCGAAAGATTTTATTTTAGAAATTTTTAAAGTAATGAGAGAAACTCCTCATCATACGTTTCAGATATTGACTAAACGACCTGAACGACTTTATGCTATGAATAAAGAATTAATTTGGGCTCCTAATATATGGATGGGAGTTTCCGTTGAAAATAGAAAAGTATATCCAAGAATTGATTTTCTCCGCAAGACAAACGCAATGATTAAATTTCTTTCCGTAGAACCTTTGTTAGAAAGTGTCGCTGATATTAACGTAACAGGATTGAATTGGGTTATTGTAGGCGGTGAATCGGGTCTAAAGGCAAGACCTCTACAAAAAAAATGGGTCGTTGAAGTATTAAGGGCGTGTAGAAAAGAAAAAGTCGCCTTTTTCTTTAAACAATGGGGAGGAAGGAATAAAAAACTTACGGGAAGAATCTTAAACGGAAGAGAATACAACGAAATGCCGATATCGCCGAAAATAAAGAAAGTTATTTAA
- the amt gene encoding ammonium transporter produces MKNLKRYRIISRIILILFLGINPPLFSESPALELSKTVDPIWLILCAALVFFMQAGFLMLETGLSRLKNTINVAVKNLMDYIVGTIAFFCVGFALMFGFSYEGWIGTNHFFLNGLKTGKDFSFFLFQVAFMGTAATIVSGAVAERIKFSAYLVVSIVVSIFIYPVFGHWTWGGGWIAKTGFVDFAGSTVVHSLGGWIALAGVIVLGPRKDKFKEDGTPRKIHGHNLTFSVLGVFILWFGWFGFNGGSTLSFTDGVPLIILNTSLSGSAGGILAITLSWIFYRVASVEDCMNGVLGGLVAVTAGCHTLQPHASLAIGSVAGVSVVITSWILEKILKLDDVVGAFPVHGVCGILGTLLLPALSENQDIQILSQLIGVVACSFWAFGLGLILFLLLKISIGIRVNEEFEEKGLNVTEHGAGSSWIDLIHSLKDLAKGGGDLTRKIHVDSGTEAGAIAFLMNRYLANLGQMIYTIKEKSNELENSAFEISTAWGKMSHGIQEQATNLEEVTSIFDSFRESFQRISSSVTQQKEIEMNAKKLLSELVVGFQKFNSNLKDSSEKSEESVRTIESSRKELNHLETDINDIGFSAKKVENLVKLLNDISAKLGILSINASIEAARSGVAGKGFGVVAEEINKLASNTQESTKKASEILGEIQSTVSRGKNTVHTTVEFFKNLTEEFRSLAMTHITIRENSSHYSHLIENLNRLNISITNQSEIITTDIEGRFSEIGNLYKSVDLINEAFHEISAQSEELTATGDFLKQLAGILNSLVRNFRVEQNVSQELITS; encoded by the coding sequence ATGAAAAACCTAAAAAGATATAGAATTATAAGCAGAATCATTTTGATTCTTTTTTTAGGAATCAATCCTCCTCTATTTTCCGAATCTCCCGCTCTGGAGTTATCCAAAACCGTCGACCCAATTTGGCTCATCCTCTGCGCCGCATTAGTTTTTTTCATGCAGGCAGGTTTTTTAATGTTGGAAACCGGTCTTTCCAGATTGAAAAACACGATCAACGTCGCAGTGAAAAATCTTATGGATTATATCGTCGGAACAATCGCGTTCTTCTGCGTGGGTTTTGCTTTGATGTTCGGATTTTCATACGAAGGTTGGATCGGCACAAATCATTTCTTTTTGAACGGTTTAAAAACCGGTAAAGATTTTTCGTTTTTTCTGTTTCAAGTCGCGTTTATGGGGACAGCGGCCACCATCGTTTCCGGTGCTGTGGCCGAACGTATTAAATTTTCTGCATACTTAGTCGTGTCGATCGTAGTTTCGATATTTATCTATCCGGTTTTTGGTCATTGGACTTGGGGCGGAGGTTGGATAGCCAAAACTGGATTTGTAGACTTTGCCGGTTCTACCGTAGTACACTCGTTAGGTGGTTGGATCGCGTTGGCAGGTGTAATTGTGTTAGGGCCAAGAAAAGACAAATTCAAAGAAGACGGAACTCCAAGAAAAATCCACGGACATAATCTTACCTTTTCGGTTTTGGGTGTTTTTATCCTTTGGTTTGGTTGGTTCGGATTTAACGGAGGAAGTACTCTTTCTTTTACAGATGGAGTTCCATTGATCATTTTGAATACGAGCCTTTCCGGAAGTGCCGGAGGAATCCTTGCAATAACACTTTCTTGGATTTTTTACAGAGTTGCTTCAGTGGAAGATTGTATGAATGGAGTTTTAGGCGGTTTGGTAGCAGTAACCGCGGGCTGCCACACCCTGCAACCTCATGCCTCTCTAGCGATTGGCTCCGTAGCCGGGGTTTCAGTCGTTATTACATCCTGGATATTGGAAAAAATTCTAAAACTGGACGACGTTGTAGGAGCGTTTCCGGTCCACGGAGTCTGTGGAATTTTAGGCACTCTTTTACTACCAGCTCTATCAGAAAATCAAGATATTCAAATACTTTCTCAACTCATCGGAGTTGTAGCCTGCTCTTTTTGGGCATTTGGATTGGGGTTGATCTTATTTTTACTTTTGAAAATTTCGATCGGAATCCGGGTCAACGAAGAGTTCGAAGAAAAAGGACTCAATGTCACCGAACATGGAGCCGGTTCCAGTTGGATCGATCTCATCCATTCTCTCAAAGATCTTGCTAAAGGAGGCGGGGATTTGACCCGCAAGATTCATGTAGATTCAGGGACGGAAGCGGGAGCGATTGCATTTTTGATGAATCGTTACCTCGCCAACTTAGGACAAATGATCTACACGATCAAAGAAAAGTCGAACGAACTTGAAAACTCCGCATTCGAAATCTCGACCGCGTGGGGAAAAATGAGCCACGGAATTCAGGAACAGGCCACAAACCTTGAAGAAGTCACCTCCATATTTGATTCTTTCAGAGAATCGTTCCAAAGAATATCATCCTCCGTCACTCAACAGAAAGAAATTGAAATGAATGCTAAGAAATTGTTAAGCGAACTCGTAGTCGGATTTCAAAAGTTCAATTCCAACTTGAAAGACAGTTCCGAAAAATCCGAAGAATCGGTCAGAACAATTGAATCGAGCAGAAAAGAACTCAATCACCTTGAAACCGATATCAACGACATCGGTTTCTCCGCCAAAAAAGTGGAAAACCTCGTAAAACTTCTCAACGACATATCGGCAAAGTTAGGAATACTTTCCATCAACGCATCCATTGAAGCCGCCCGTTCCGGAGTCGCCGGTAAAGGATTTGGCGTGGTCGCGGAAGAGATCAATAAACTTGCATCGAACACACAAGAAAGTACTAAAAAGGCTTCGGAAATCCTAGGAGAAATTCAATCCACAGTTTCACGCGGAAAAAACACCGTTCATACCACCGTGGAATTTTTCAAAAACTTAACGGAAGAATTTAGATCTCTTGCAATGACTCACATAACGATACGTGAAAACAGTTCCCACTATTCCCATCTGATTGAAAATCTGAACCGTTTGAATATCTCAATCACAAATCAGAGCGAGATTATTACAACAGACATAGAAGGACGATTTTCTGAAATCGGAAATCTTTACAAATCGGTGGATCTTATCAATGAAGCATTTCACGAAATTTCGGCACAATCGGAAGAGTTAACAGCAACGGGCGATTTTTTAAAACAGCTCGCTGGAATCCTCAATTCTCTCGTCCGAAATTTTCGGGTAGAACAAAACGTTTCGCAAGAATTGATTACTAGTTAA
- the ribE gene encoding 6,7-dimethyl-8-ribityllumazine synthase: MIQELKADLNGKGQKHCVIVSRFNEFITENLLKGALESFRMHGVREEDVTVVRVPGAYEMPVVVAKIAASKKYNSIVCLGAVIRGATAHFDFVAGESAKIGSIGVQHSIPVIFGVLTTDTIEQAIERAGTKAGNKGAEAAATAVEMVNLLSLL; this comes from the coding sequence ATGATCCAAGAACTCAAAGCAGATTTAAACGGAAAGGGACAAAAACACTGCGTGATCGTCTCTCGTTTCAATGAATTTATCACGGAAAACCTTTTGAAAGGGGCACTTGAGTCGTTCCGTATGCACGGAGTTAGGGAAGAAGACGTGACCGTAGTTCGGGTTCCCGGCGCTTATGAAATGCCAGTCGTAGTTGCCAAAATTGCCGCTTCTAAAAAATACAATTCGATCGTTTGTTTGGGCGCTGTAATCCGGGGCGCAACCGCTCATTTTGATTTTGTTGCGGGAGAATCCGCAAAAATCGGATCGATCGGAGTTCAACATTCCATTCCGGTTATTTTTGGTGTGTTGACCACGGATACGATTGAACAAGCGATTGAAAGAGCGGGGACCAAAGCCGGAAACAAAGGTGCGGAAGCCGCGGCCACAGCGGTGGAAATGGTGAACCTTCTTTCCCTTCTTTAA